Sequence from the Notamacropus eugenii isolate mMacEug1 chromosome 6, mMacEug1.pri_v2, whole genome shotgun sequence genome:
cccttcagccacagaaagaggGACCCTTCCCGCCAATCTCCCTAGTCTCCCAAGCTAAAAGATTGCTGTGTCACTTCTGCTGCCTCCAGTATTCCTGGATTTTTCCTGGAGCAACATTCAATGtgtttttcaaggtcaagaagAGAGGGTGCAAGTACTTACATTTTACTCTGgggcagagatttttttaataaaatttaaaaatttgcttTTCCCCCAAGATGGCACCAAAGGCAAAGAAGGAAGCCGTTGTCCCCCCCCAAGATGGAAGCCAAGTGcaaggccttgaaggccaagaaAGTAGTGTTGAAGGGTGTCCATAGccacaaaaaagaagaagatcCGAACATCCCCCACCTTCCAGCGACCTAAGACACTAAGACTAAGAAGGCAGCCCAAATACCCTCGGAAAAGTGCCCCTTGGAGAAACAAGCTTGATCACTATGCCATCATTAAGTTTCTCTTGACCACTGAGTCTGCTATGAAGAATATTGAGGACAACAACACCCTAGTTTTCATTGTGGATGTCAAGACCAACAAGCATCAGATCAAGCAGGCAGAAAAGAAGCTGTATGACATCAATGTGGCCAAGGTCAACACACTGATCCggcctgatggagagaagaaagcttaTGTCTGTCTTGCTCTAGACTATGATGCTTTGGATGTTgccaacaaaattggaatcatctAAACTGTGTCCAGCTGTCTCACTGCACTTACAATAAAAAGTTTTCCccgaaaaaaaaataaaaattcacggGAAAAATTTGGAGAATGAGTAGTTTAATAGAGAGAGTGATATATCTTATATAAAAAAAATGGATTCTCTGAACACTAGACTAGACTTAGAAGAAAGCAATGACTCCTGGAGACAGAATGGAATagtacaaattttttttaaagattgaaacaaataggaaaaatataaattatctgatatcaaaaacaaaagaccTAGATAATGTGGAGGGGAAATGATTTAAGAATCATGGAATAGAGTTTCAAGATTttctgatggaaagaccagagcagaGTAGGAGTTATGAAATACAAACCCAAAGCCCAGAGAAACTTAGAAAGGCACATTTATTTGAACAGTTGAAATGGAGTTGTATGAGGTTACAGTGCTCATATTCtaagaggggagaagaaacaagtgtGACTTTGAAccttaatattttcaaagtatatt
This genomic interval carries:
- the LOC140512085 gene encoding large ribosomal subunit protein uL23-like, with product MVMRPKTLRLRRQPKYPRKSAPWRNKLDHYAIIKFLLTTESAMKNIEDNNTLVFIVDVKTNKHQIKQAEKKLYDINVAKVNTLIRPDGEKKAYVCLALDYDALDVANKIGII